A genome region from Nocardia sp. NBC_01730 includes the following:
- a CDS encoding ABC transporter ATP-binding protein has product MIEPLIELRSATKRFPGTGGGIHTAVRNLNLEVRPGEFVAVVGPTGCGKSTTLSLVSGLEPASAGQTLVYGKDVHGIPDGIGYMFQQDAVLPWKSVLDNVALGPRLRGASKSEARAKASAWVRKVGLAGFEGYYPHQLSGGMRKRVALAQTLVNGPKILLMDEPFSALDVQTRQLMQDELLRVWAGTGAAVIFVTHDLEEAIVLADRVVVMTASPATVCGDFTVGLERPRSVEDVRLTTEFRDIYKEIWETLRDQVEAARAKGASRVA; this is encoded by the coding sequence ATGATAGAACCACTGATCGAGCTGCGGAGTGCGACGAAGCGCTTCCCCGGCACCGGCGGCGGCATCCACACCGCCGTGCGGAACCTGAACCTGGAGGTGCGCCCCGGCGAATTCGTCGCCGTCGTCGGCCCGACCGGGTGCGGCAAGTCCACCACGCTCTCCCTGGTGTCCGGCCTGGAACCGGCCTCGGCCGGACAGACGCTGGTGTATGGCAAGGACGTGCACGGCATCCCCGACGGCATCGGCTACATGTTCCAGCAGGACGCGGTGCTGCCGTGGAAGAGCGTGCTGGACAACGTCGCGCTCGGCCCGCGCCTGCGTGGCGCGTCGAAATCCGAGGCGCGGGCGAAGGCGTCGGCGTGGGTGCGAAAGGTGGGCTTGGCCGGGTTCGAGGGCTACTACCCGCACCAGCTTTCCGGCGGCATGCGCAAGCGTGTCGCGCTGGCTCAGACACTGGTCAATGGTCCAAAAATCCTGTTGATGGACGAGCCGTTCAGCGCGCTGGACGTGCAGACCCGCCAGCTCATGCAGGACGAGCTCTTGCGGGTCTGGGCGGGTACCGGCGCCGCGGTCATCTTCGTCACCCACGACTTGGAGGAGGCGATCGTGCTCGCCGACCGGGTGGTCGTCATGACCGCGAGCCCGGCCACCGTCTGCGGCGACTTCACCGTGGGGCTCGAGCGGCCGCGCAGCGTCGAGGACGTGCGACTGACCACCGAGTTCCGCGACATCTACAAAGAAATCTGGGAAACGCTGCGCGACCAGGTCGAGGCGGCTCGAGCGAAGGGAGCCTCCCGTGTCGCATGA
- a CDS encoding ABC transporter permease — protein sequence MSHDVLDKNGPAIPVVESETEEQILARVRTNARRARVRTWGLRAVLVALWLGAWELTASVWIDPFFYSKPSLIWARLVEWFTEGTQFGSIWLQIYTTVQEAVLGFAIGTVAGVVLGVLLGRSRYWADVLAPFIKALNAVPRIVLASLFIIWFGLGLSSKVATVVVLVFFAVFFNAFTGAREVDGNVINNARILGASRRQVLASIVLPSATTWILSSLHTAFGFALIGAVVGEYAGASKGLGLLISNAQGTFDSAGIYAGMIIITVIALIAEWAIGMAENRLLKWRPSQATSNHGI from the coding sequence GTGTCGCATGACGTGCTGGACAAGAACGGGCCCGCCATCCCGGTGGTGGAGAGCGAGACCGAGGAGCAGATCCTCGCCAGGGTGCGGACCAACGCCCGGCGTGCCCGCGTCCGGACCTGGGGCCTGCGCGCCGTGCTGGTGGCGCTGTGGCTCGGGGCGTGGGAGCTCACCGCGTCGGTGTGGATCGATCCCTTCTTCTACTCCAAGCCCTCGCTGATCTGGGCGCGTCTGGTCGAATGGTTCACCGAGGGAACTCAGTTCGGCTCGATCTGGCTGCAGATCTACACCACCGTGCAGGAGGCGGTGCTCGGTTTCGCGATCGGCACGGTGGCGGGCGTCGTGCTCGGTGTGCTGCTCGGCCGCAGCCGGTACTGGGCCGATGTGCTCGCGCCGTTCATCAAGGCGCTCAATGCCGTTCCGCGCATCGTGCTCGCTTCGCTGTTCATCATCTGGTTCGGTCTCGGACTGAGCTCGAAGGTCGCGACCGTTGTGGTGCTGGTGTTCTTCGCGGTCTTCTTCAACGCGTTCACCGGTGCGCGCGAGGTGGACGGCAATGTCATCAACAACGCCCGCATCCTCGGCGCGAGCCGGAGACAGGTGCTGGCGTCCATTGTGCTGCCGAGTGCCACCACCTGGATTCTGTCCAGTCTGCACACCGCCTTCGGCTTCGCCCTGATCGGCGCGGTCGTGGGCGAATACGCAGGTGCCAGCAAGGGTTTGGGCCTGCTGATCAGCAACGCCCAGGGCACCTTCGACTCGGCAGGCATCTACGCGGGCATGATCATCATCACGGTGAT